GGCACCGCTCTCGTTGCTGGTCACTGCGTGCGGCCCTCTCGGGTCAGGGGGGTGAACGACCGCGGGGCCCGGTGACGGGCCCCGCAGCGGGAAAACTACGGGCGTCGCAGCGCGTCGGCCGCGCCGCCACCGCCGAGCAGCGACTGGACACCGTCCAGGTCCGCTCCGGAGTGCGGCTTGCCGCGGACGGCCGGCGGCTGCTGGCTGCCCTTGATCTCGGCCTCCAGGAGCAGCTTGCCCAGCAGTGCCGGGTCCGGCAGCTCCATCGGGTAGACCCCGTCGAAGCAGGCCCGGCAGAGCTTGTCCTTGGGCTGCGTGGTCGCCTCGATCATGCCGTCGATCGAGATGTACGCCAGGGAGTCCGCGCCGAGCGTGCGGCCGATCTCCTCGACGGTCATCCCGTTGGCGATCAGCTCCGCGCGGGTCGCGAAGTCGATGCCGAAGAAGCAGGGCCACTTCACCGGCGGCGAGGAGATCCGGATGTGCACCTCGGCGGCGCCCGCCTCACGCAGCATCCGCACCAGCGCGCGCTGGGTGTTGCCGCGCACGATGGAGTCGTCGACGACGACCAGGCGCTTGCCCGCGATGACTTCCTTGAGCGGGTTGAGCTTGAGCCGGATCCCGAGCTGGCGGATGGTCTGGCTGGGCTGGATGAAGGTACGGCCCACGTAGGCGTTCTTCACCAGGCCGGAGCCGTACGGGATGCCGCTGGCCTCGGCGTAGCCGATGGCGGCCGGGGTGCCGGACTCCGGGGTCGCTATCACCAGGTCGGCCTCGACGGGTGCCTCCTTGGCCAGCTTGCGCCCCATCTCCACGCGGGAGAGGTGCACGTTGCGGCCGGCGATGGAGGTGTCGGGGCGGGCCAGGTAGACGTACTCGAAGACGCAGCCCTTCGGCTTGGCCTCGGCGAACCGGCTGCTGCGCATGCCGTTCTCGTCGATGGCGATCAGCTCGCCGGGCTCCACCTCACGGATGTAGGAGGCGCCGCAGATGTCGAGGGCGGCCGTCTCGGAGGCGACCACCCAGCCGCGCTCCAGCCGGCCGAGGACCAGCGGGCGGATGCCCTGCGGGTCACGGGCGGCGTAGAGCGTGTGCTCGTCCATGAAGACCAGCGAGAAGGCGCCCTTGACCTTGGGCAGCACCTGCTGGGCGGTCTCCTCGATGGAGAGCTCAGGGTGGCCCGCGAGCAGGGCTGTCACCAGATCGGTGTCGTTGGTCGCGGCGCTGCGGCCGGAGCGGGAGACGTGCTCCTCACCGGGCAGTCGGGCGACCATCTCCGCCAGTTCGGCGGTGTTCACCAGGTTTCCGTTGTGCCCGAGGGCCAGCGAACCGTTGACGGTCGCGCGGAAGGTCGGCTGGGCGTTCTCCCAGACCGAGGAACCGGTGGTCGAGTAGCGGGCGTGTCCGACGGCGATATGCCCGTGCAAGGACCCCAGGGAGGCCTCGTCGAAGACCTGGGAGACAAGTCCCATGTCCTTGAAGACGAGAATCTGGGAGCCGTTGCTCACTGCGATGCCCGCGGATTCCTGTCCACGGTGCTGCAGGGCATAAAGGCCGAAGAACGTGAGCTTGGCGACCTCCTCGCCGGGAGCCCAGACACCGAAGACGCCGCAAGCGTCCTGGGGGCCTTTCTCGCCGGGAAGAAGATCGTGGTTGAGTCTTCCGTCACCACGTGGCACGTCTTCGAGTCTAGGGCAGTTGGCACAGCCTTCCCGAACGGGGGAGGGGGCAGCGGTCGGACGATCAACCGGCGACGCGCGTAGACAAAACCCCTTACCGTCAGCGCATTTCGAATCCGGGAATCGGCCCGACCACCCCCCCTGCCTTGCGACGCGCGCCCGTTGGCCTCGGCCGGGCCGGGCCGCCCGAGGCGCCCCGGACGGCGAAAACGTGACCCTGCTCACCCGGGTCCGTCCGGGCCGGGGCCGCGCGCCCCCGGCGCACCCCGCTCCCCGGGGCCGCAGGGCTCCCGGCGGCCGCCCGGAGTCGGCCCGCGGGTCAGCCCGGCAGCAGCAGTCGCCAGCAGGCCGGGTGCACCGTCCAGGTCCGGGTGCGGACCGGGCCGACCGGGTGCCCGTCCGCCTCGTAGCCGAAGCCGCGGCCGGCCACCGTGACCGACCCGGCGCGGGCCCGGACCAGCGCGCCCGGGGCGCGCACCACGATCTCCATCACGCCCTCGCCCAGCGGCAGGCTCACCTGGACCACCCGCACCGGCCGGTGGACGTCCGCCAGCAGCCGTCCGTCCGCCTCCACCCGCAGCCGCGCCTCGGGGTGCTCGCCGGCCCCCTGCGGCGGCTTGCCGGTCGCCTGCTCGGCCGCAGCCAGTTTCGCCCATAGCGAACGCCAACCGCCCGTTCGGCCCAGCCCGCGGCGGACGCCCGTCCCCGCGATCCGGACCGCGCCCAGCACCACCCCGCCGCCGTCGTCCACCAGCAGGTCCAGCTCGCGCGGCGCCCCCGTGAGGACCGCCCGGGCCGCTCGGACCGGCTCCGCGGGCACCCCCAGGGCCCGGGCCGCGTTCAGCTCGGCGGGCCGGCCCACCGGGATCAGCCCGACCGGGTCGCTGCCCAGTTCACGCTGCCGGTACAGGGCCTGGAGGACCCGTTGCAGCGCCAGATCGGACCCGATCACGACCGGTCGACGACGGCCCCGGTGCGAAAGCACCCGGTCCAGTTCGGACGGACTCTCCGGGTGCGCCACCTTGACGTCCGCTCCTCCGCAGAGCACATCCTTCGCGATCCGGACCGACTCTCCGTCGGTCTGCTTGGCGGCCGGGTCGAGCAGGACGAGCAGTGGCTCGCCGTTGCCGGGGGTGGCAGCGTGGGATGCGGGCGTGGACAGGGACGACACGACCGGTCCTTCCTCAGGTAATCTCTCGGTGCAAGAGCCCCTTGCGCTATTGCGCCAGGGGCTTCGTCTATCTCGGGGCAGACTGCGGCCTACGCAGGATGCCCCAACCGGAAGGGGTGTACGCCTGTGCCGGCACTCGTGCTCGTTGGCGCTCAGTGGGGGGACGAGGGCAAGGGGAAGGCGACCGACCTCCTCGGTGGCTCCGTCGACTATGTCGTCCGCTACCAGGGCGGCAACAACGCCGGTCACACGGTGGTCATCGGCGACCAGAAGTATGCCCTGCACCTGCTCCCTTCCGGCATCCTCAGCCCGAATGTGGTGCCGGTGATCGGCAACGGCGTCGTGATCGACCCGGGCGTGCTGCTCTCCGAGCTGAACGGCCTGAACGAGCGCGACATCGACACCTCGAAGCTGCTGATCTCGGGCAACGCCCACCTGATCACGCCGTACCACCGCACCCTGGACAAGGTCACCGAGCGCTTCCTCGGCAAGCGCCGGATCGGCACCACCGGCCGCGGCATCGGCCCGACCTACGCCGACAAGATCAACCGCGTCGGCATCCGGGTCCAGGACCTCTTCGACGAGTCGATCCTGCAGCAGAAGGTCGAAGCGGCCCTGCACGACAAGAACCAGCTGCTGGTCAAGCTCTACAACCGCCGCGCCATCCCGGCCGACCTGGTCGTCCAGGAGTACCTCGGCTACGCCGACAAGCTGCGCCCCTTCCTCGCCGACACCACCCTCGTCCTGGACGAGGCCCTGAAGGCGAACAAGGTCGTCCTGCTGGAGGGCGGCCAGGGCACCCTGCTGGACGTCGACCACGGCACGTACCCCTTCGTGACCTCGTCGAACCCGACCGCCGGCGGTGCCTGCACCGGCGCCGGCATCGGCCCGACCAAGATCGACCGGGTCATCGGCATCCTGAAGGCGTACACCACCCGCGTCGGCTCGGGCCCGTTCCCGACCGAGTTGCTGGACGCCGACGGCGACGCGCTGCGCCGGATCGGCGGCGAGCGCGGTGTCACCACCGGCCGTGACCGCCGCTGCGGCTGGTTCGACGCGGTCATCGCCCGCTACGCCACCCGCGTCAACGGCCTGACCGACTTCTTCCTCACCAAGCTGGACGTGCTCACCGGCTGGGAGCAGATCCCGGTCTGCGTCGCGTACGAGATCGACGGCAAGCGCGTCGAGGAGCTCCCGTACAACCAGTCGGACTTCCACCACGCGAAGCCGATCTACGAGAACCTCCCCGGCTGGACCGAGGACATCAGCAAGGCGCAGACCTTCGCCGACCTGCCGAAGAACGCGCAGGCGTACGTGAAGGCGCTGGAGGAGATGTCGGGCGCCCCGATCTCCGCCATCGGTGTCGGCCCGGGCCGGACCGAGACGATCCAGATCAACTCGTTCATCTAGTCCGTCCGCTGTCGAAGGGCCCTGCGGTTCGCCGCAGGGCCCTTTCGGCTGCCCGGCGCCGCCAGCCCGGGCATTTGAACTAGTGCATAATGCTGTTGCATCTAGTGCAAACTCGGGCTACCTTGCCGGGCATGACCGCCAAGCTGCCCGCACCCCTCACCCTGACCGGCCGGACCATCCGTCTGGAGCCCCTCGGCCGGCACCACCTGCCCGACCTGTTCGCCGCCGCCGGCGGGGACGAGGAGGTCTGGCGCTGGATCCCCTCCGGGACCCCGCGCAGCGCGGACGAGCTCGGCGCGGTCATCGACAAGCGGCTCGCCGAGATCGAGGCCGGCACCGCCGTGGTCTTCGCCGTCATCGACCGGCAGAGCGGCCGGGCCGTCGGCATGACCGGCTACTACGACTTCGACGCCGAGGACGAACTCGTCGAGATCGGCGGCACCTGGTACGCCCGGTCCGCCTGGCGGACCGCCGTGAACACCGAGGCCAAGCTGCTGCTGCTCACCCACGCCTACGAGGAGCTGGGCATGGGGCGGGTGTTCTGGAAGACCGACCACCTGAACGAGCGCTCCCGCAACGCCATCCTCCGCCTGGGCGCCACCTTCGAGGGCATCCACCGGCGGGAGCGCCGCCGCGCCGACGGCAGCTGGCGCGACAGCGTGTACTTCTCGATGCTCGCGGACGAGTGGCCGCCGGCCAAGCGGCGGCTGACGGAGCGTCTGGCCCGCGGCTGACGGCCCGGGGGCCCGGCGGGCCGCTCGCGGACGGCAGGTCGGGCCGCGGGCGGAGCGGGCCGGCGGCCGGCCGGCCGGGTCAGGCGATGGCCGCGGCGACGATCGCGGCCACCGCGAGGTTGCAGCTGGCCGTCACCCACACCGCCGGGTGCGGCTCGGGGTCCACCAGGATCGCGCCGAGCTTGCCGGGGGTCAGCAGGTCCACCGCCCAGAACGCCACCGCCATCAGGACCAGGCCGAGCAGCCCGAACAGCGCGGTGGAGGCCAGCCCCTTGCCGAACTCCTCGTAGGTGTAGAGGATCGCGGTGAAGACGATGCCGCCGATCCCGAGCAGCGCGGAACTGAGCAGCACCGCCGCGTTCCGGTTGCGCTCCACCCAGATCTGCCGGCCCAGCTTGCCCGGG
The sequence above is a segment of the Kitasatospora sp. NBC_00240 genome. Coding sequences within it:
- the purF gene encoding amidophosphoribosyltransferase encodes the protein MPRGDGRLNHDLLPGEKGPQDACGVFGVWAPGEEVAKLTFFGLYALQHRGQESAGIAVSNGSQILVFKDMGLVSQVFDEASLGSLHGHIAVGHARYSTTGSSVWENAQPTFRATVNGSLALGHNGNLVNTAELAEMVARLPGEEHVSRSGRSAATNDTDLVTALLAGHPELSIEETAQQVLPKVKGAFSLVFMDEHTLYAARDPQGIRPLVLGRLERGWVVASETAALDICGASYIREVEPGELIAIDENGMRSSRFAEAKPKGCVFEYVYLARPDTSIAGRNVHLSRVEMGRKLAKEAPVEADLVIATPESGTPAAIGYAEASGIPYGSGLVKNAYVGRTFIQPSQTIRQLGIRLKLNPLKEVIAGKRLVVVDDSIVRGNTQRALVRMLREAGAAEVHIRISSPPVKWPCFFGIDFATRAELIANGMTVEEIGRTLGADSLAYISIDGMIEATTQPKDKLCRACFDGVYPMELPDPALLGKLLLEAEIKGSQQPPAVRGKPHSGADLDGVQSLLGGGGAADALRRP
- a CDS encoding DUF350 domain-containing protein → MNDIVHGLGAAAAFGGVGVVLLLLGVGLVDLLTPGKLGRQIWVERNRNAAVLLSSALLGIGGIVFTAILYTYEEFGKGLASTALFGLLGLVLMAVAFWAVDLLTPGKLGAILVDPEPHPAVWVTASCNLAVAAIVAAAIA
- a CDS encoding adenylosuccinate synthase yields the protein MPALVLVGAQWGDEGKGKATDLLGGSVDYVVRYQGGNNAGHTVVIGDQKYALHLLPSGILSPNVVPVIGNGVVIDPGVLLSELNGLNERDIDTSKLLISGNAHLITPYHRTLDKVTERFLGKRRIGTTGRGIGPTYADKINRVGIRVQDLFDESILQQKVEAALHDKNQLLVKLYNRRAIPADLVVQEYLGYADKLRPFLADTTLVLDEALKANKVVLLEGGQGTLLDVDHGTYPFVTSSNPTAGGACTGAGIGPTKIDRVIGILKAYTTRVGSGPFPTELLDADGDALRRIGGERGVTTGRDRRCGWFDAVIARYATRVNGLTDFFLTKLDVLTGWEQIPVCVAYEIDGKRVEELPYNQSDFHHAKPIYENLPGWTEDISKAQTFADLPKNAQAYVKALEEMSGAPISAIGVGPGRTETIQINSFI
- a CDS encoding diacylglycerol kinase, which translates into the protein MSTPASHAATPGNGEPLLVLLDPAAKQTDGESVRIAKDVLCGGADVKVAHPESPSELDRVLSHRGRRRPVVIGSDLALQRVLQALYRQRELGSDPVGLIPVGRPAELNAARALGVPAEPVRAARAVLTGAPRELDLLVDDGGGVVLGAVRIAGTGVRRGLGRTGGWRSLWAKLAAAEQATGKPPQGAGEHPEARLRVEADGRLLADVHRPVRVVQVSLPLGEGVMEIVVRAPGALVRARAGSVTVAGRGFGYEADGHPVGPVRTRTWTVHPACWRLLLPG
- a CDS encoding GNAT family N-acetyltransferase, yielding MTAKLPAPLTLTGRTIRLEPLGRHHLPDLFAAAGGDEEVWRWIPSGTPRSADELGAVIDKRLAEIEAGTAVVFAVIDRQSGRAVGMTGYYDFDAEDELVEIGGTWYARSAWRTAVNTEAKLLLLTHAYEELGMGRVFWKTDHLNERSRNAILRLGATFEGIHRRERRRADGSWRDSVYFSMLADEWPPAKRRLTERLARG